Below is a genomic region from Lemur catta isolate mLemCat1 chromosome 15, mLemCat1.pri, whole genome shotgun sequence.
GGATCTGATTACAGCAATTGCAGAGAACACGCAGGGGTTCTCAAGCCTTCTGCCTCTTTCTTGGCCTTTTCTTTTGTGGACTTGCCTATTTAGAAGGAGTTTTGAACTCTTTTATTTACACTTTGGCTGTGCTGCTGGCTGCCTTTTCTCCCCTCAGGGTCCAGGCTTCTGGTTGGGTGCTGCTGTGATAAAAGCTACCTTCCCTGGACACCTACCCCATGACCACCATACGCCACCACATGCCCACCCGGCAGGACCTCTTAATCACCCACTGCACCCCTCTACATATCAGGAAACCACCTCAGTGAGGTTAACACCGGTGCCTGAGGCTCCCGCTGTTGCTGATAACTGGAGCCAGGACTTTATCACAGTCATCCGGATCCAAATTCTGTGCCCAGGGGACCCAGCTGGCAGAACACAGGCTGGGACTCCATGtcttcttctttgttctttgttccgGCCTCACCTTGCTGCCTCTGCCGCATCTGTTAGTTCTGGTGGGAAGTCATCCCTGCTGCGACTGGTGGTGCCCAcagcccagggccacactggATCCACGTCGTAGAGGAACTGCCCGTGGGAGGCAGCATGGGTCGGGCCAGAGCTGCCCTTGTTTGGGATGTTGGATGGGAGGGGGTGAATTGTGAGGAACCAGAGGCAAAGCCAGGATCTCAGTAAGTACTTGTTCTATGAATAAAAGAATTCTGAGCTTAAGTCCCAAATGAAAGCATTAGTGGCCTTTGGTATTAATTTGGGAATGTCTGCCCAAAGCACCACTGGCTGACTCTCAGGCGTCCCACACCCCTGTGCCGTCCTAGATGCTGTGTGGTGGTCTAAAGGTATCAGTAGACAATGCTCTACTTCCATGAAAACTGGTTGAATCCTAGAATATCATAGAATACTTGGTGGTTTTGTTACCTAAACAGAGTTCAAGAAGGTGACCTCCCAGAATTCAAGTGAAATCACTTGAATCACTTGAAATCACCTGTTTTCTATATCCTGCAATACATGTAGCTGCCACCAGATGGTAGTGGTGCTCAGATGAAGGCTGGTAAATATTATATATCCTCAGTTGcctctctttggaaaacagtgtttaGTAAAATTGAAGATAAGCACACCCCATTACCCAGAAATTATGTTTATAACATGTACATCCAGACACATGCACAAAAATTCCAATAGCAGCATTGTCTGTAACAATCCCAAACAGGAAACAGAATGGATACTGACATCATGGTTGTTCATACTATTTAGCAGTGAAAATGACATCTACAGTTACATGCAATAATCTTACAAACATAATATTAAGCAAATGATGCTAAACACCTAGTCATAGCTACAGAGTGATCAGGAAGGTGTGCACctctcagggagggaggggattgGATCAGAAAGGGACATGCAGAGGCTAATGGATCACCTTGGTGCTGGTGACATAGACATTTGCCTTCTTACCATTCAACTCTACCTGTATATGTTggcacttttctgtatgtgtggGCTGCAGGAGTGGCACCGTGCCAGCCTCTGGGCTATAAACAGGCACATACTCAGTCcacatctaccatgtgccagcaAGGTGCCCTGATCACATCATTTATTCTCTCTGCCCGTTTTACTGGTGAAGAAACCAAGCCTTAGAGAAATTGAGTGGCTTGCTGTGGTCACCTAGGGCTTCAGTCACAGAACTGGGGTTCTGACTGGTCTGTCTGATGCACAGCCCTTGCTCCAGCGCCATATTTGCTGGCTCCCCTGTAcctcctcttttttatttatttttttagagatgagatctcactttGTCTCTCAGgcttggagtgcagtggtgcaatcatagctttaGTGCAGCCTCGAACCCCTacgctcaagtgatccttctgcctcagcctcccacgtagctgcaggtgcgtgccaccactcctggttaacctttaaaaaatttttttggagtgatggggtcttgctgtgttgcccaggctggtctcaaactcctgggcttaagcaatgctcctgcctcagcctcccaaagtataggggttacaggcataagccaccgtacccagcctcCCCTGTACCTCTTACTGATCAGTTAAGCTCCTGGGGTCACACATCTTTCTACTTAAGAAATTTTCCAGCCATCCACCTGTGGCAGGATTCCCGTCACAAGATGCAGGTGATGTTGCAATTCTGGCTCCACTAATCTCTCCCACTTCACCAGTTTAGCAGGCGGGCCCTAGACTGTCCTCACCTGGGTCAGGGCAGCCTCCTCATCCCTCCCAGACTTGCAGAGACCAGTTCATCAAGGGGCGTGTGTTTATGTGAAGATATAATTGGTTCACatggtacaaaattcaaaaggacATATAGTGAACAGTAGCTCTTCCTTGGTGGCCCTTTCTAGATGCAGCCACTGTCACTTGTTTCTAACTTGGCAATACAGGTTGGCACACCTGCCCTGTAAGTCTGTAAAGAGCTCCCTCATTCTCTTTAAATGCTGGGTGACAGTCTATGGCGTGGAGGTACCAGTGTCCAACCAGCTCTTTAGGGAGGGACACTGAGGTTGTTTCCGTTTCACTCTCACAGCAGTGCTGCAGTAGATGATCTCATTTACATGCCTTTTCACACTTGTTGGGAGTATAGCTgtagaataaatttctagaagtaaaatATCCAGATTAAAAGTATGAAAAGccataatgatttcttttgcttttgcttttttttttttttttgagacagagtcttgctctgttgccccaggtagagtgccatggtgtcatcatagctcactgcagcctcaaactcctgggctcaagcgatcctcctgtctcagcctcccaagtagctgggactacaggagcttgccacaacgcccagctaatttttctatttttcagtagggatggagtctcattcttgccgagttgctcaggctggtctcaagctcctgacctcaggcagtcctcccacttcagcctccctgagtgtcaggattacaggtgtgagccactatgcccagccccCAGTGAAGATGTAGACCCTGGGCTGCATCGGCCCAGTGCCCCAGAGTGGGTGAGTCCTCAGAAGGAGTAATGTCTTGGGCTGGCCCAGCCACCAAGTGCCAAGTGCTGGCTAAGCACTTACCtgcatcacctcatttaatccctgGGACAGACCTGGGACCCTGCCCTTGTGGGCCAGGTTGTGCCCCCAGCACCAGCACCCTCTTTGCGGTGTGACCTGAGGTCACCCACTTGACCTCTCCGAGTCTCTGGCCTTCTCATCTCAGGCTGCATTTGAGGTTGCCTCTTTTGCTTCTCCCAGGGCTCCTGTGGTTCCACATGTCTAGAAGGGCCCTGCCTTTGCCTCTTGTTCTGTTTCAGTCTTGTCTGTTTGTCTAAAGCATGTTCATCAGCCGGTTAGAACTtgttctcctttttgttttgtagtcattttttaaaattgcagtgTGACCAACAGATAGTAAAGTACACATATCTTAGTGccagtttgatgagtttttaaattcatttaaccAGCTCCTAAATCAAGATGTAGAATGTTTCCTACTCCCCAGAAAATTCCCTCACAACTCCTAGTCAATAATATCTCCTACCCcgaggtaaccactgttctaaCCTTTCCCATGGGTTAATTTTGCCTGTCCTTGAAGTTCATAAATGGAAACATGCAGGATATgctcttatatttggtttctttcactcaacataatgtttttgagagtCATCCAAATTGTTACAGTATCATCCGTTCATTCCTTTAGAGATCCCATAATGTCTTCGTAGACCCCTCTTGACTGTGACACTTCTGACTTACATTTCATGATCAGTGTAAGCCGatcaatagctcactgcaggccgggtgcagtggctcatgcctgtgatcgtagctctctgggaggccaaggcgggaggatcatttgagctcaggagttcgagaccagcctgagcaagagcaagaccctgtctctactaaaaaaatagaaagaaattatatggacaactaaaaatatataaagaaaacattagccgggcatggtggcgcatgcctgtagtcccagctactcaggaggctgaggcaggaggatcgcttgagcccaggagtttgaggttgctgtgagctaggctgacgccacagcactctagcctgggcaacagagtgagactccgtctcaaaaaaaaaaagtagctcaCTGTAGgttccaacttctgggctcaggcgatcctcctgcctcagcctcctgagtagctgggattacaagtgtgcaccactacacctttaatttttgtagagacgggttctcgtcgtgttgcccaggctggtccaaAATTCCTGGCCTTAGGTGATCCTCCTGGTTTGGTCTCGCCAAGTGCTGGAGTTACAGCCGTGAGCCGCTGCACCAGCCCTTTCATTCCTTTGAATGGATACGTCACAATTGGTTTATCCATTTACTTGTTGATGGAGGTTTGAATTGTTTCTAGTTTGGAGCCTTTATGAACAAAGGTGTTATGATCGTTTTTATTTGATTCCTATACACATATGTACTAATTTTTCTtaggtagatacctaggagtggagttgcCGAGGCACAGGGTAGATGTATGTTTATCTTTATCAGAAGCTGCCAGTAGCTTTCCAGTCTGGCCACGCCAGGTTCTACCAGCTCCACTTCCTTACCAACACTTAGTATGggcagtcttttttattttagctagtGTGCTGGCTGTGTAGTGgcatcttattgtggttttaattttcatttctctgataaatAATGATGGGCACATTTTCATATGTATTGGCCCTTTTGTAAAAAGTTTGTTCAagtctttttgttcattttttaaattggcttcACCTTTTATTGATATGtacaagttctttatatattctggatatgagttcTATGTCAGATTcatattctaaatgttttctcctttcgtctctttacttttttttttttttgagacagaatcttgctttattgccctggctagagtgcagtggcgtcaccatagctcactgcaacctcaaactcctgggctcgtgCGATCCTCTTACCtgagcatcctgagtagctggaactacaggcgtgtgccaccacacccacctaatttttctattttttgtagaggtgggggtcttagtatgttgcccaggctggtcttaaactcccggcctcaagcgatccacccacctcagcctccgagagtgttgggattactgacctgagccaccatgccaggcctcaGCCTGTctttgttaatatatatattcattgtgcagctatttattgagtacctgctacaGGCCAGGCTGTAGGTACAGATTAGGAACAGACAAAGTCCCTGTTCTTTTGGAGTTTATGTTTAGTGAGGCAACAGCCAATAAGCACTTTGACAAGCAGCTCTTATGGAACGTCAGTAAGCAGGAAGGAAAAGCTGAAGCCCGGTGAGGGGCGGCCTGCTGGGAGGGGCTGGTTAGAGTGCTCACGGAGGCTCTCAGAGGTGACGTCTTAGTGGAcctattttattgtatatacaaTTTGGTGTCCTTTTTCCCTCCTTAACCCTATATTGGAAGCATTTTCCcacattaaatattctttgaagacattatttttaGGAGCTCTATAATTTTCCATCATatagatataccataatttatttagccactTTGCTATTGCTGAGAATCGTAGGGAGCTTCCAGTTTCTGCATTGTGTTTTCCATGGCTCTCCTTACTTGTTTAGGGCAGGCTCACAGAGGTGGCCGGAGGGAAGCTCCAAGCGACTATGGCTATGGCCTCTCATGGGTCCTCTGGTGCCATCTTGGCTCATCTTGCTGCCCCTGAAGCCCTCTGCCCTTTTCTTTCCAGGCCCTCACTCACCTTTTCATCTCTGAGGGATGCTGCCAGCCAGGCAGAGGGGCTTAAAGAGTTCACTGCCCCTGCAGTTGGGGCCCAGGCAGCTGGTGAACTCTGGTAGGCACCTGATCCATCTTGGAGGCGTCCCAGGCCTCTGCTTGGAGAGGCAGTGGGTCCAGCTGTCGTGAGGCTTCCTCTTGTCCCCACCCTCCAGCAGACGCTATCTGATTATCCCCTGGCCTGGGAGACAGTGCCCTGCCCAGGCACACCTGGGTGTGATGGTGACTCACCAGCCAGGCAGTGACTCAGGCTTCATCATATCACACTTTAGAGCAGAGATAAATCCCAGTGCCACACCCCTGCCACACCCCAAGCCCACAGTGCAGGTATAGGCGGGCTCACCACCCTCAGCTCAGAAGAAATAGTATAGGTGTGTCTGAGAATCAAAGGCCTTCCAGAACATTGTCCCTGCTCCAGGCTGAGCCTGGCAGGTGCCTAAGTCAGAATTAAGTTGTCCTTATGGCTTCCAGAGGGACACCGTTTCTTATGGGAGTGGCAAAGCGCTCCCTCTCTGTGGGACTTTGGACAAGTCCCTCAACCCCTCACAGCACTGACTTCTTCCTCTAAGATGCGGTGATAAGAACACTGCTTCGTAGGGTTCAGGCATGTGCCCAGAATGTGTTCAGTGAGTATCCACGGTTCCAGGCGCCTGGGCTGCAGCGCTAAGCCAGTGAGCAGGTCCCTGCCTGATGTCGCCTGGTGCGGGGGACAGAAGCAAGGACAGAAAGCAGTACACAGGATGTCCCCAGCTGGTGCTGAAGGCTGCCCTGCAGTCAAGCAGGTGTTGAGGTAGAGATTGGCAGGGAAGGCTCTGAGGGCACCGTCTTACTCAGAGTGCCTTGTCGccctctgctgctgctcctcTTCCTCAGGACCCCAGGGAGGCCACTGAGCCTCTTCACTCCCTCAGCAGGCTCTGCCTGTGAGCCATAGCTGGGAACCCAGAGCTGCAGAAGTCCAGGGTGGGATCTCAGGGACCCGTCCTGTCTAGCCCCCCAATCCTCCACAGTTCTCTCAACCCTCTCCTCCTGGTCACTGCTGTAGAAGACTTTCTGCAAATCTTTATGGAGCACTTCTTTTGCCAGGCACTGCGAATATTGTGGAATAAGATAGCCGAGATCTTGTGACCTCAGGGCACTTACCTTCTAGTGGGGCTTGGTGATCAATGAGCCAGAAAATGAATCTCTGAAGATGATTTCTTGGAGTTATAAGTATATGGAGAAAATGACATCGGGTGATGAGGGGCCGTGTTGACCGTGGCAGAGCAGCTAGTTAGGGTATTGCAGGGAAGCCCTCACGAGGCAGGCAGTGGGGGGCCTGTTCCCAGCGAGAGGGTGTCAGCATGTGAAGGTCTGGGGCCGAAAGTTCCCAGGGACGGACCGAGGTCGGCAACTGCAGTGCGTGCCAGAGGGAGGGAAGATCGGGGGGCACAGGGGTGAAGGGCACACAGGAAATCTGGATTTTATTCCAAATGCAGTGGgaacctttaaaaatgtttccagaaagCAAGACCCAACCTGCCCCAGGTGCTGCTCGGGAGAGGGCAGCAGAGCCAAACCTTAGTTGACGCCTGCCCCTGGCAGAGGAGGAGGTTCCCTGGCTGGGGCACCATGGCGCCTGTGTCCTTTTGCCGGGGAAGATGTCTTAGTTGGGTGTCAGGCTCAAGTGGCCCTCTTCTCTGCTAGTTTTGAGAGGAACAGGGGAAGTGGGCCGGCTGTGACCCTCACTCCTGATTGGTCACTCAGGACTTATCAGGCATGTTATGCAAATGAGTTGAGAAGCTGGCTTCCTCCCACCAAGCAGGAACCTAAGGGAGAGGACACCATGATGGCAGGAAGCTGAGTCAGGATGCACAGGAAGTCATCCTCCCGCAACAAGCAGCCAGTGCTAAGCAGAGTGATCTCTGAGACAAGGTAGCATCTGTCCCTAAGGCCAAGAGGTCATTAAATTGAGGAGGCCTGACCTGAGAGAACTGGGACAAGGGTTGACCATACTGCCTGAGCACATGGGTTCTTTGATCCAGAACCACGGGTTTCTCACTCTGGCCTTTTCTGTTTGCTCCCAGAATCAGTAACAGTGACatggaaataacattaaaatgCCCTCTAAcctcttttgtaaattttttttcttttttagtcataCAACATTTCAAAAAATGCTCTAACCTGTTAACAAATTACATGCCATTAACCACAATGGCTGCATAGCCATGATTGTGTATTTATTGGCATGGAAAGATGGTCACAACACattgttaaatgaaatgaaaactggCTTACAAAGCAGCAAGGAGAGtatcccatttttattaaatatttatgtatattcaaatattaagaattgtggaggccaagtgcagtggctcatgcctgtaatcccagcactttgggtgactgaggcaggaggatcacttgaggccaggagttcaagacaagcctgggcaacatagcaagaccccaagTCTGCAAAAAATTTACAGATTTGCCAAGTGTGGTATCatgttcctgtagtcctagctacatgggaggctgaggcaggaggattgcttgagcccaggagttgaagggtacagtgagctgtgattgtgtcactgcactccagcctgggcgacagagtgatacccagtctcaaaaagaaaaacattgtggGATGAAAAATGTTGAATGTCTGAATGGTAGGATAAAGATGGTTTACATTTTAGCTCCTTTCTAAtagtaacagctttattgagatatgattgacataataaattgtacatatttaaagggtataaataaatttttaacatatgtatatatccatgAAACCATCACCTTACTCACTGCagcctaggctcaagggatcctcccaagtacctgggacttacaggcgtgcgccaccatactttttttgtttgtttgttttccttttttgaggtagggtcttgctgtgtcacccggtctagagtgcagtggtatcatcatagctcactgaggcctccaactcctgggctcaagcaattctctcacctcggcttcccagagtgctaggattacaggcaggagccactgtgcctagcttgttttttacttttaagaaagGAAAGCATATCTGCCATTGAACTGGCTAAACCAAGAAGGAAGGGGATTTGAGCCCAATTCTGGAAGGTCTAGGCTGTGGCAAGCAGTAGCAGCCTGCAGACCTTCCTGGAACCTTGAGAGAGAAGGCTGGAGACCAGAGTGGACTTTAGATCGTTTGTCCCTGGGCCAGCTTCTCACAGGCCCTTCCCTGGGACTCGCTgggcagagcagctgggagggagctgggaggaagCCCGGGCTGGAGCGTCCAGACTCATCCTCACTCTTCCCCAGGAGGCCTCTGCAACCTGTGCCCAGACAGGGCCAACAAGGAGCACATCCTACAGGCAGGAGGCATCCCGCTCATCACCAACTGCCTGTCCAGTCCTAACGAGGAGACAGTATTGTCCGCTGTCACCACGCTCATATACTTGAGCTCACCAGGCCCAGGATCCCACCCTGAGCTGACCGCCCTGCCCGTGGTCCAGTGCATGCTGCGCTTCTCTCTCTCGGCCAACAGGAGGCTCCGGAACCTGGCTCAGATCTTCCTAGACGACCTCTGTTCCCCAAGCCAGGTGGCTGAAGCCCGCAGCAGGCAGGCTCACTCTGCCCTGGGTATTCCTCTGCCGAGGACTGCAGCCCCAGAACAGTGCTGACCCAAGGAGACCCCAAGGCCGGAGAGCTCAGTCCTGGTGGGGGCGCAGGAAGCAGGTGGAGCAGTTTCCCAGAGCACATTCTGCCCCAGTGGTGCCTTTTCAGCCATTTTAAAAGCGAGTTTTTACAGCACGACAGGTATTTACACTGTGATAAAAAGGCATTAGGAGTGAGGAAGCCACACTTTGAGACACTGAGACACATGAAGAAGGAGGTCAAAGCGGTGCCATCTTTATAGGCTGGCACTCTCAACCAACTGGGGGTGAGGGCCCTGCCTCCGGTGCCACCCCACTGCCAGGCTCGTGCCTTCGGGAAAGAAGCAGCTGGTCCCTGGGTCCAGAGGCTTTGCAGAAGGGTGTTCTCAggaggagcagctgggactgAGGCTTAGGAGAGTTGCCTGCGCCTGAGCAAATAAGGGATTACCGCTTCAAGAAACGTCTGGAGTAATTTTGAGGGATACAAGGGGGAAGCCTCGTGGTGAAAGCATCTCGTGGTGAAGGGATCTCGGCCCTGGGAGGTGTCACGCCCTCCCTTAAGCTCTCCAGGCTGAGCAGCAGGTTCCCAGCGGATGCCGACCTGGACAACGCCGCGGCCAGGATTAACTGTCCGCACATCAGGATAAAGGCAGGAGCCTTTGGAGCTGCATCTTCTCCCTCTGCTGTCACAGTCAGCAAGGGGGAGTCCCCACCCCTAGAAGTGTACCTCAGGTTTGTTAGGGAATCGGGGATGCAGGTGAAAACGTgatggagacagaggaagagatgcGACATAAAGTGTGTGTTTGCGCTGGTCAACAGAGGAAGGAGCCTGGGAAAAGTGGAGGCGTCCTGGCCTCCCTTCTGCACTTCCATAAGGTTGACCCCTTAGATGGCCAGGGAAAGGCAGGTGCTAGAGGAACGGTATCCAAGTGCGTCTGGAATGGGGCGGATTCTCAGGCCACCACTGGCCtagggagaaagaagggatggCCTCCTCATCAGCCCCTGTGCCTTTACTTTCCCAAATAAAAGATCTTTAAAGACCAGAGAGCCAaagtttttttattaaaagtgtCCTGACTGACTGTATTGCCACTCCAGCCGTGGTCCAGGAGCCGCCATCTCAGGGAAAGCCAGGTGGCCAGGCCTGTGGCAGCACAGAGGCCCCGGTGTCTGCCTGCTCCACGGTGCTGCCCCCTCACCCGGCTCTGCAGGGGCTCCTGCTGGcccaccttcccctccttccGCTTCAGCTTCTGCCCACCGCAGGGCCCGCCGGCTCCCGCTGCGCAGCTTCCCGCTTGCTGTCTATGATCTCTCTCCAGTTGTCACTCCAGGAGAGCAGCCGCCTCCTGGTGGGGGGCAGGACAAGGTGCTGGTTGTGATAGCAGGTGAACAAGATGTGCTCCCAGCTTGGGGTCTCCTCTTGACCTAGGACAGGAAAGGCAGCAAGCACGTAATCTGGTTATTTTTATTCCCTCTCTGTAATGCGAGCAGGCCAGGAGGTTGCCAAGGATAATGGATCCAACCTTGAATGGCGTCCTTGTCATCAATGAGCAGGTCCCCCAAGACCACTGTCTTGTCCCTTGTCAGGATAATTCGCTCCACAAACTGGGGCCCCAGGTGCTGCTCCACCCAGCGGTACTGTGTAGGAGACAGGACTGTCAGTAGGGCCTGAGGGGACCCTGAATTCAGGGGCAGTGAGTAGGTGTGGGCAGGGGCTAAGCCCTGAGAGCCACTGGTCcgctctcccccaacccccactgtATGTTTACAATCAGGATTTACTGAATGTGCCCAGGAGGCGCTCAGGCAGCCGCACCTTCTCACCCACACAGTGGTCATACTTCAGCAGAGGGCTGGTGCAGATGAAGACCTCGGTGCTGCAGGGAAGCAGAGCAAGTTAGCGGTGTCAGCGCGCCCTCCCGCCCCCAAGGCCCCGCCCTAGCCTTCCCGCCCGCCTTACTCTTGCATGTCATTCATCTCCCGCATGGCTTCCAAGGCCCCCGGGATGGGCTCCAAGTCTAGGAAAAAGCCCGGGGCTTCATACACACTGGCCACTTTGTCCTGAAAGATACAGAGTTCTCGGTCCTGGCGTCTGCCTCCAGCAGATGTAGCTCCCCGAGGACTCCCATAGCGAAGCTCCCGGGGGTCCTGGTCCCCAAGTCAGGGCTTCAGCTAGAGGGGACACTCTCCCAACGCTCCTGCCCCAGGGTGAGCCGTGGGCTCAGAAACGGGGTATCTCCGGCACGGAGCCCAGACGGTCCCTACCGCCAGGTCGGGCCGCAGGGCTCGGTACTGCTCGCGCGCGAGGAAGCCGCGGCGCTGCTCCAGCGGCACGTGCGGCTCCCCGGGGAAGCGGCGGCGGAAGCCCCGCAGGAGGCCGGCCTCGAAGTCGGCCAGCACGCCGTCCATGTCCACCAGCACGCGCACGGGCCGCGCCGCCATGGCCGCGGGGCGCGAGGGCGCGGGACCCGGCCGGAAGCGCGGCGAGCGCGGGGAGACGAGCGCGGCGCGGGGACCCTGCGCTTCCGGGgccgcgggcggcgggcggggcctGCGGGCTGATTTGCATAGGGCGCCCGGGGATGCCCGGCCCCAGGGACCCTTCTcttgagcctcagtctccccagcatCCGGTCTCTGTCCCCATCGCCCCGTTATGGCAGACGTGCCCCGCTCACCCCGCGTTTCTAGGGGCCAGACCTTCCAGGGGCCCGACACAGGGGGATCCAAAATCCAGGGCGGCATTTTCTAACCGGAGCCGCGGGGCTGGCGCCACGTCTTTCTCAGGAGCCGAACCCAGGGGTCCGGGGCCGCCGAGGTCCTGCCCCCTGCTTGTGCGGGCTGGAGCGGGCCGGGACACGCAGACACCGGAGCTCCTGCTGCTTGAAGGCTGCGCCAGCCCAAGGCCCGGACGGGGGCTGCTGTTAATGTTTGGTGAAGTGACTGTTGAAGACGGCTGGTTCGCCTGAGTCAAGGGCCTAAGTAAGAAACTAATTCATAAACCAAAGTTGGCTTGAAACAGAGGAACATGTACTTCAAAACTCCGATTTTACCTGGAAAGACAACTTTGATCAAGCACAGGTAATCAGGACTGCCTTCCTTTCTGTTCAGTTTctaccccaccccatccccagaaAATTGCTAAATTTTGTTTACTCCCCTTTTTACAGATTTCACGAAATTTTCTGAGTACAGTGAAATCTATTTACCAACATACCATAAGCGCGAGTAAGTggcccctctggctgctgctccCCACGTGAAGACCCCATTACTTCCAAACCAATGCAGCAGAAGCCTCACAAAGGGAAGCCTGCCCCTCAGTTGAGCAAATTTCAAAACGCTTAAGAGGAGAATCTGCATAAGCCTTAAATACTGAGCCTGGGACTGTTTTCTCCCTCATTCCCCAAGGCACTGGAATCACACAAACT
It encodes:
- the ARMC7 gene encoding armadillo repeat-containing protein 7 isoform X1, whose product is MAQKPKVDPHVGRLGYLQALVTEFQETVSQDAKEQVLANLANFAYDPGNYQYLRQLQVLDLFLDSLSEENETLVEFAIGGLCNLCPDRANKEHILQAGGIPLITNCLSSPNEETVLSAVTTLIYLSSPGPGSHPELTALPVVQCMLRFSLSANRRLRNLAQIFLDDLCSPSQVAEARSRQAHSALGIPLPRTAAPEQC
- the NT5C gene encoding 5'(3')-deoxyribonucleotidase, cytosolic type, producing MAARPVRVLVDMDGVLADFEAGLLRGFRRRFPGEPHVPLEQRRGFLAREQYRALRPDLADKVASVYEAPGFFLDLEPIPGALEAMREMNDMQDTEVFICTSPLLKYDHCVGEKYRWVEQHLGPQFVERIILTRDKTVVLGDLLIDDKDAIQGQEETPSWEHILFTCYHNQHLVLPPTRRRLLSWSDNWREIIDSKREAAQREPAGPAVGRS